A single genomic interval of Lathyrus oleraceus cultivar Zhongwan6 chromosome 7, CAAS_Psat_ZW6_1.0, whole genome shotgun sequence harbors:
- the LOC127105687 gene encoding probable glycosyltransferase At3g07620 has translation MFQYFHELCDMGNRRLLCLLAALGVNYLLFQSILVPYGNGRAPWSSDSSDFSSMMKNVNIPTIEDEKSSLVFDGVSKLGVDRNGFHNVGKNNSLELDNVGSKKSFMAVLTKNSKVDLPVKRFSETKRGVSTISQVVKSTTLNVTARKSKSNMPPKSRMLIQEMNHLLVRRRTSSRASRPRWSSKLDKEILAARSEIEHAPMVTRDKELYAPLFRNLSMFKRSYELMERTLKVYIYMEGNKPIFHQPILKGLYASEGWFMMLMEENKQFVVKDPAKAHLFYMPFSSRMLEFSVYVRNSHNRTNLRRYLNDYTDTISAKYRYFNRTGGADHFLVACHDWAPYETRHHMEYCIKALCNSDVTQGFKIGRDVSLPETMVRSVRNPQRDIGGKPPQQRSILAFYAGNMHGYLRPILLKHWKDKDPDMKILGPMPHGVANKMSYIQHMKNSKYCICPKGYEVNSPRVVEAIFYECVPVIISDNFVPPFFEVLNWDAFSLILAEKDIPNLKQILLSVPEEKYLKLQLGIRRVQKHFLWHTKPLKYDLFHMTLHSIWYNRVFQINVRK, from the exons ATGTTTCAATATTTTCATGAGTTGTGTGATATGGGAAACAGAAGATTGCTTTGTCTGTTGGCAGCACTCGGTGTTAATTATTTACTGTTTCAGTCAATTTTGGTTCCATATGGAAATGGAAGAGCTCCTTGGTCTTCTGATTCTTCTGATTTCAGTTCTATGATGAAGAATGTGAATATTCCCACTATTGAAGATGAAAAGAGTAGTTTAGTCTTTGATGGTGTTTCTAAACTTGGGGTAGATAGAAATGGTTTTCACAATGTTGGTAAAAACAACAGCTTGGAGTTGGATAATGTAGGTTCCAAGAAAAGTTTCATGGCAGTTTTGACTAAGAACAGTAAGGTGGACTTGCCGGTGAAGCGATTTTCGGAGACAAAAAGGGGGGTTTCTACAATTTCTCAGGTGGTAAAAAGTACTACACTAAATGTTACTGCGAGAAAGTCGAAGTCAAATATGCCTCCTAAGTCAAGAATGCTAATACAGGAGATGAACCATTTACTAGTACGCCGCCGCACTTCTTCTCGTGCATCG AGACCAAGGTGGTCATCCAAACTTGATAAGGAAATTCTTGCTGCAAGGTCAGAGATCGAGCATGCTCCTATGGTAACACGTGATAAGGAACTTTATGCTCCTCTTTTTCGCAATCTTTCTATGTTCAAAAG GAGCTATGAACTGATGGAACGCACGCTCAAAGTGTATATATACATGGAAGGAAATAAACCGATCTTTCATCAACCTATACTTAAGGGACTATATGCGTCGGAGGGTTGGTTTATGATGTTGATGGAGGAAAATAAGCAATTTGTTGTGAAGGATCCTGCAAAGGCTCACCTATTCTATATGCCATTTAGTTCACGTATGTTAGAGTTCTCCGTTTATGTACGTAACTCTCATAATCGGACAAATCTCCGTCGGTATTTGAATGATTATACAGATACAATTTCAGCAAAATATCGTTACTTTAACCGAACTGGCGGTGCTGACCATTTTCTTGTTGCTTGCCATGATTGG GCTCCGTACGAGACAAGGCATCATATGGAATACTGCATAAAAGCCCTATGCAATTCCGATGTAACTCAAGGCTTTAAAATAGGAAGAGACGTTTCTCTTCCAGAAACTATGGTCCGGTCGGTACGAAATCCTCAAAGAGATATAGGTGGAAAGCCTCCTCAACAAAGATCCATTCTTGCCTTCTATGCTGGAAACATGCACGGCTATTTGCGCCCGATATTGCTAAAGCACTGGAAGGACAAAGACCCTGATATGAAGATACTTGGCCCAATGCCTCATGGTGTTGCAAACAAAATGAGTTACATCCAACACATGAAGAATAGCAAATACTGCATATGCCCCAAGGGATATGAAGTCAACAGCCCTCGGGTGGTCGAAGCCATATTTTACGAGTGCGTACCTGTGATCATATCTGATAATTTCGTGCCACCGTTTTTCGAGGTTTTAAATTGGGACGCGTTCTCATTAATCCTCGCAGAGAAAGATATTCCAAACTTGAAACAGATACTTCTTTCGGTTCCTGAAGAGAAGTATCTTAAGTTACAACTTGGCATCAGAAGAGTTCAGAAACATTTTCTTTGGCATACAAAGCCTTTGAAGTATGATCTGTTTCACATGACCCTTCACTCAATTTGGTATAATAGAGTGTTTCAAATAAATGTGAGAAAATAA